ttattgtttcagtgcttaaagtctttgcaagctagtaatatcaaatagaacatcaaaatcgaggaatattatgtaagactacggtatatttacggtataatttgaaaatgcaagggtataattcggtatatttccaaGAGTCTGCCGCAGTCACACTGGAAAgcgtagagagagagagcgtaaaataacaacaaaagcaaaaagcaacaatagaaagagagagagagagcaagcggtGCAAAAGTTTATTCCGATTTATTCCGATTTTTGTCAAAGCTTCGCGTGTGTTCATTCGGCTCCGTGCATTTggatttgtgttttttatagACAAACATTCCCTCTCGTCGGCCCGTGTCCACGCGAGTGTGTGCccgcaaaaacacaaaaacagaaataacaataattgtgaaaaaaaagacagcggcggcggccaagTGTGCttggaatttgcataatttcggGTCTTTCTTTCGTTCTGTGCTCGGAATTGTATAATagtggagagaggagagcgagaggcaggaGGACGGCCAGACGAGGCATCTAGTCCTaccctccccaccccacacaaatggcaaacgCAGCCACGCGCTGCCAGCGTCGCTCTCTGCATCGTAGTCGTCGTGGGATTCggggatgcagcagcagcagcaccagcaaccaCAGAtctgcagcagtagcagcagctgacgCCTGAATCTGATTCTGAATCTGAGTACCACCCGAGGAGAACCTTGCACCGTGCCGCATAATGCCAAGTGCCTATTACGCGCCACTCGACCAGCCACTAACATcgaccgacgacgacgacgaggaggcgGACATCGAGAggcatcaacagcaacatcagcggCGCCCCAAGGGTGCCGCCGCACCCTCTATACCGTTCCTAGAAGCCCATCACCATTCACCCATGGCCCACCTGCGCGTTGCCAGTGGTGTCGTTGGTGGCAGGCGACGCTGCTTGCTGCCCCTCGTGCTCGCCCTGCTCTTCCTCATCGCCTTTTGCTACTTCACCTTTGGCGCGGACACGCGACTCGCCCTGGGACtgggcggtggcggaggcggctCCGATGACTCCGATGATGGCATGCACAGCCTAGGTAAGCAATCCCAATCCCGTGGCCTCTCCCGCTTCCGCGTGATAGCCAGCCAACGCAAGACAATGCCCATGGGCGATGCTCAAGATCTCCAAATCGAAATGACAAGAAATCGAAAAGATTCAAGAATTCGTAATCCATATAGAAAATGTGAGTGAGTTGCCTACCCTCCCTTCTAACACTCTAGATGAGTTGCATGTTGCACCTGTCCAGCCCACTCCCGCTCCTCAGTTAAATGCATTCTCACGACGTACTGGAAAGTGATTTAcgacagagagaaagggagagagagggagagacccCACTTTCACTTTCTGTTTTTCAGcgttttttggcttttggccaacgAATAAAACGGACTGCGATACCCTACACGAGCATGGGGCATACCCAAATGGGGGGCACTGTGACAGCCACTTCTGCCTCCTCTCCGACGCGTTTATTTTCCCCCCGGCTTGATGAGTAATTGGCCGCGGTTATTATCGCATGTAACTGGTCGATCCACATCGCTTCGGTGTTggttgtttgctgctgtttcggcTGTCAGTTTCTGGTTTCAGTTTCATGtcgctctgttgctgttgttactttttgttatattatttattcccCCTGCGCGGTAATTGGTCTAATTTAATGGCATTGTCTTGCAACGGGTAACTACACGCGACAGATACACTCCATCACACTCCCCCCCCATCGGCCACCGCTTTTTTATTGCACGAAGCGAAAGCCGCGCCGCGCCGTTGGCAAGGTCACATTTTCCAAGTCTAACTGGGGCTTTCCACTTCACACGCCTTCACCAAAGTGGGCACAAAGTATAGGTGGAGAATGGGTGTGACAATAGTTATTCTATGGATAGTAAACCCTCACATGCTATGGGGAATAACCAATAGAAATCCAAAGCCTTCAATCATTTTCCTTGCCGGTGTGGGTAGGGTATTCAAGCTGCTGCTAGCCTCCTTTCTGGCCTTCTCGTTGGCCGATGGCCGATGTGTAATTTATTAGCCAATTTCGCACTGTTTCTTCGTTGTTCCGGGAATACCACGGTGTGCATGGGCATGTCCATTGTGGGGCAGCTATCGATTGATTTTGCTTGGCTAAAGAAATCTGCAATTAAGCGTCCGACACCCATTGGGGTATTCGGATTCGTAATCgtgcaaacaaaatttcataTCTGCAGTCTACGACTCGTACTCACATTTGAATCAGTTATTTATTTCTGAATGGCACACCTACCCACCCCttatttaattgcacttttccttccttctctACCTCTTCCACTTTTTTCAACTTCCACTCAAATCAGTCCAGAGTTCGCATTCGTTTTGGATTCTCGtgagaaaacaaacaaatgcaaaaagtacttaagagggagaggggagtAGGTATGGGAGGGTGTTTCATAAGTGTTTCCACTTGTTGCCCTCCCATAATCTGTGTCGATGGGTGATGTGGGGGAATCGGATCTTCTCTTTATTGTGGGATTATctgtttgtttcgtttcgagTCGATTTCCATATCTTTCAATTGCGCGTGTCGAGTGCTTGTGCCGCTTGCCCCCCCACACACTTTGTTTGTGTATATTCTCAGGCGTGCCGCTTGCCTCATGCCACAGCAACTCAAATTGCCATCAAACTGTTTAACGCAAATGTttacaaattgtaaatttccGCCTCTCCACACAGAATGGGAGAGAATTGAACTTGAGACCCAAAAATACTTGTGCCATGATTCACATTCATGAATCAAGACATTAAACAAAGTAAACGGATTCATGAATGGATTTACTTGGAACTAGAATTAGGAACTAGATTGGAACTTCTCTGATAAATTCTCAAATAGGATTTAGTCTCCGAAAACATGTCTCGTACCATCAGTGCGGCTAAATGGATATCTAAAGATTGATTTACTTTTTCGGGCTTGAATCATTATTGAATAAAGGAAAAGTCCCACAAGTCAATAATATGTAGATAAAGGCCACGCATCACGAATCACGTATCAATCCGGTGACTGTTTTTGGCCATGCCTTGGTGCTCGGTGCAtggtgctcggtgctcggtgctcggGGAATTCAGAATGAGCTTCCTAATCAGCGAGCGATTCCAATCGCCCAATCGAGACTTCAGGTCTATCCGTCTGCGTTTTGATTCATTCCCGCAAttcatattaatatttttactcGCGTGCGTACTCTTTCTATGGCCAGCAATTAATCATTAAAATGTAGGGTACGTGCGTGGGGAGGTATCTACAGATTGCCATTGTCCCCATACCATTGTCAAGTGTTTAGTTTATCAGCCCGCAGCCGCTGGGGGATTTGATTGGACTGGAGGGGAGGGGGAAGGGGAAAGAGGGCAAGCCAAGTGCAAACACACATGTGACGGGGAGACGGTGTGACGCGGGGGGACTGCCCCGAGCCATCAAAAGTTTTACGATTATGATTGCTGCCCCTGTGATATcgacaaataaacaaacggCCAAATGCTCCATTATTCGGAGTATTCCACGTGAATATTCATCATCACCGAGGGGCGGTGCTTTCCTCATTTGTGGAGTCAATATTTAATAACttattagtgtgtgtgtgtggtggtgccATTATCCCATTGCCCCTTTTGTTATCAGGGGAATTGTTATATCGGGGAGTTTCCAACCCATTCCGATCCTGCACAGCAGTTGCGTGTTTTCCGGATTTCAATTTGGGTATTTCGTGGGTTGGGGAGGAGCATTTTTGGTGCCATAATGGAGACGCCTCACGCATTGGAAGAGATCTCCGGATAAGGATTCCATTATTCCATTGCGTATAATTAACCCTTTTTCTCCAGCTACGGACCATGGGCAGGGGAATGAGAATAAAGTCATTAAAGGCACGCGGCTGTCGAATGCTGACGTGATTCTACCTCGAGACTCAGACACTGGGGATCAGGGGTCAATGGGAGGGGTCAGTCTTtagcaaattgttttctaaTTGTAAAATTCTGATTCATCGCTaatcattctctctctctctgtgcagaTGGCATCCTCTCTCGTGCTCTCAATGAGACGCTTCATCTCTGCAGCGAGGGTCTCTTTGATCAGCGGCTGTACGTGCAGGATAAACCGATGGAAGAGTATGGAAATCTGCccatcatttattttgtgacGCCCACGTATCCGCGCAGGGAGCAGATACCGGAACTGACGCGCCTCGCCCACACGCTGCTGCATGTGCCACGCCTCCATTGGCTGGTGGCCAACGATCAGGAGGGATGCAATGTCTTTATGGATCTGATGCTCAAAGGATTCGGTAGCTACCCCACTTAGATATCCTGCCAATATCCTTCTAATTCGCTCTATTTTGATACCCTCTAGGCATTCCCTACACTCATCTGGCTAGTCCCATGCCCAGCAATTTCCGCAAGGCAAAGCCTGCCCCAAGGGGCGTGGCCAATCGCAGGGCTGCTCTgcagtggctgcggcagcggaACCTCACCAACGGCATCCTCTACTTCGGGGACGATGACAACACCTACGACCTGAGGCTCTTCTCCGAGATCCGTCAGACGCAGCGGGTGTCCATGTTCCCTGTGGGCTTCATCGCGGATTATGGCGTCAGTGGTCCAGTGGTGCGAAAGGTGCGTAAAAACCAAGAGATGATCTGTGGAAATGAAGTACTGATCTTCTCTTTCAGGGCAAGGTTGTGGCCTTCCTCGACTCGTGGCTCGCGGGCAGACGCTGGCCCGTGGACATGGCCGGTTTCGCGGTGAATCTCCAGTACATGGCACAATTCCCAAACGTGAATATGCCGTACAAGCCGGGCTTCGAGGAGGATCGCTTCTTGCGTAGCATCGGCCTGAGGCTCGACCAGATCGAGCCGCGTGGCAACAACTGCACGGAGATTCtcgtgtggcacacacaaacgaagaGCAAGAAGGCGGCGGTGGTGCGGCTGGAGAGCGAGTATCTCGACGGACGCTCCAATCTGGGTGCACTCTTTCGCTCACTGAAGATCATGGGCGTGGCAAGTGCCTCGGACACGGAGGGTATGTGCAACGCATTTTGATCTGTGGATCCCAGCTAATTATTACTTTCTTGTAGGTCCCAAGGCGCTGATCAGCAAGAATGGCAAGGCTGCGGCTCACTCGACAATATTGAGCTGAAGATCTACTCCCCATATCCCAACATCATTGCTGGATTAATACTCATCATTCGGAAACGATTCCCCAACTGAATGAAGCtcgtgctggctgctgcccatcTGTTCTCTCTTGatcttttgttgctgattGTCCCCCTGATTGTTAATTAGTTTTGTAGATACTCTCTAtcccctctcctctcttctctcgTGATAATCAAATAggaaagacagacaaacagacaggcTGGATCCGTTCCGTCTCTCGTTACTTTCTTTTTTCGCAAAGACAATGTTTAGAAATCACTTAAATTAGTCGCATTTTGGAGCATGTTTTAGCGTTTTAGTTAGTGGCTGCTTGTAGGTTGTAAAGATGTGCCACACATATCATAGGGAGGAGAGCGCTCTCCGATCGAATCACAGTTCCCATCACATATTGTGTGGGGTATGGAAAGCCTTTAGGTTAACGAAAATGTCAGATCTACgtcattaaataatttaatataatataatatgtagatgtatgtacgtgtataGGTATAAGCGTACCCCTCGTGACAGAGTGGGCAAACGGCAGACCCAAGAATACAATAATAAATGCTACGTTTTTGAAAGCTTACTCCAGCAGAATAATTTCACCTTTTTCCCTACTTCTCAGAGAGTGTCCTCTGCAGGTAAGTGCCCCCgcttggtgtgtgtgtctgtgacaAGTGTCAACGGAGGAACGGAAGGCCATGGGAATGTGGcataaaacagcaaacaatatttttcaattaagtttCAGCTCATCCGCATTCGCAACTCTCTTTTCTTACTTCCTCCTGAGGTatggaaaatgaaagaatCGCCCCAGCCCGAAAACACTCATTTCTCTTGCTGCCTGCAAAAGACGAATAGCACTAAGAAAAAGTTGCAACATTTCATCCCCGTTTATCTCCTAGATTTCGGAGTAGAGCTTAGTGGAGAGAATCATGGAATACCCTATAGAATGCACGATTGGAATGAATATTCGATTCTCTTTTACTTCGAAAAAGGTAAGTAATATATCCTCCTCCTATTCCCTATCCTTCGATGGAGcgaatgcaaacattttcctgGCTCTCGATTCTCGTTTCCAAGTCACCAAGGTGCAGCTGCATGCGGCAGGTAGTTCTTCTTTCTGTGGCACAGAGAGAATCATTGGAGCAGCGGTAGCCACTGTGAATGGCACGAACGTGTTGCATATGCATCTTCTTCAATGTGAAGTTATGAGGCAAGAAGTTtctgtggagcagcagcagcatctgctaCGTGTGAATGGAGGCGGAGGCGTACAGCAATTGGGGGCAAATAAATAGTCGTTCGTGGAACTCGCTCGAACTCTTTTCTGGAGCTTCGCTTTTCCTGGAAACTTGTTTGGTtggaaaattgctttaaagtgcggctgggacagggacagaggcagtggcagttctTTCATTAATACTCGAGTAGCAGCACGCTCAGAGGCAAAGGGTTTTCTCTTATTTAAACGAGAATCGTAAGGTAGGAGTCTCACACAGCCTGTGGGATGTGTCAAAAGATTCATTCGTCTCTTCCTGCTAGCTGCTCCTCCATGTCAGCGCGGCTGTCGAGAAGAGCCAGAGGCCAGGGGCACGAGCCACGGCAATGGCCAACGCGCATTAGGCCATTAAAGCTAATTATACAGATGCCCCACAGCCACTCCGCCACACAGCCAGTCTGCCTCCTGGCCCAGGACATGCCCCATTCAATCCTCTAGTGCTTCTGCCTCTTCTGGGATGGCTGCCACACGCCTTATTAAACGCAATCGTAATGCGAGTGCCACAGCAGACACAACTTGATGATGAGGTCGGGATTGATGTTGCAAATGAAGTCGTTGCAGAGCagcctctgccctgccctgccgtcCTCCTATAAGCCCTGATTTTGCGCCCACTTGAACTTTAAATGGAAAAACCGCAAAGCCATGGATGCGGACAccatggcagcggcagaagcataGGAAATGGAATACGGAAGTATTGCAGTTTGCTGCAGTTCCTTCCCCGTACCCCCTGCCATCCCTAACTACGATCCTTGGAATAAGTTTCTTTATTCATGGAAACGGGGCTCGAGTTCATCGGTTTCATCAGCGCGCGCGATACACATAGCCAGCACGGGCCAGATCTTCAGCGCCTATTCGATGCAGTCGATGGAAGGGTCCGAGGGGATTCCGTGCACGTAACGCACGTCCAATATTGGGGAAGAGGCGGTGGTTACCTGCCCCACGGAGTCGTAGGCCAGAGAGACGCCGAGAACGGCGGCGCCGGTTTCCCTGTGCAACTTGCCGCAAAGCCCAGCGGTTCCTGACTGCTATCGCTTCCGCTGGAAACTCTTCCGCTGGAAACGCTTCCGCTGGAAATGCATCTGGTTCTTGAGAAAAGTAAAACACAGGCTCAAAAGGCGCCTCACCTTCCACGTCCGTTGGGCTTGATTCCACCAGATTTTCGCTGGAGAACTGCTGGCAGTACAGTTGCATCCATTtggcttcctcctcctcgcgaTCATCCACTTCCGGTGGATCAATTGTCAATGAAATGTTCGACATTATGTCCCAGCTTGCTTCCTTGTTTTGCTTGTACAAATTTCAAAGACTAATCCGAAAATTGATTGAACTTTGAGACTCGGGAGACTATTTTGcgaataatttaaaatttacaaaaattacCAGAAATTTTGTTCTATTCGAATTCGGATCCTGTGTGTAGACTGAAATAATACTGAATATCGAAACCGGGGGGCCGGCTACTTTGTTAGCTTGAAGTTTATAGGCCTTAGAATTGTAGATAATCATGTACCACAGAAATTTCAAAATACAGGAGTGGAGCTGCCGTTATAAATCGAATGCCAATTACCCCGGCCACACTTCCTCTCCCTTACCCTTACCCTTTACCACCCTCCCTCCCCGCAGTAGCTTAACAAGTTAATTTCCACAATGTTTGTGGCTTGAGTgcgaacaaacaaattgcGTGGCATTTCCGCTGGCCTCCCAAGGGGGCGCAGGGGCACCACAATTCGGAgtggcgacagcagcagcaaagagaacaacaaatcaattggcttacaacaacaacagcagcagcagcaggagcaacagcaggaggcaggagatGGGGTTGACCCTAAACAACCGCCAATCAATGCTGCCGCCACACGAACACGAGGgggacacacggacacagggacacaaattgaaaattgactATTGATTGAGAGCGTTGGCCACACGCAGCACACGAAAActattgccactgccacaccccACCAATACTCCACCCCTCCACTACCCCGCGCAATATGTCctcacagcagcaacaggaacaggaataGTAATGTgtaaattattattactaaTACGACATGTGGTCGTCGATGGGTGAATGCTCGATGGTTGAACATAaaggagagaagagagtgcGGAGAGGGTGAGAGGGTACAGTGTGCGAGGGAAGTTTCTATGGATGGAAGGGCCTTTACTGCAAATCAAATTCTCTGATGTCGGATTTTCTAAACTATTCTATTTTGCTAAAGTCTATTCCAGCGAAAGTAAACGCAATGTAACAATGCGATTTTCTGATAAGTCTGGTCCATTAATGTCTCTATAAAGTGGTTTTAATTAATGGTTAACCACGGGGTTAAAAACTCTCGGTGTTTCTTTCGTGTTCGCGGAGATTTATCCATTTATCTCGATATGTTTTGGATAGCGTAATGTGTTAGAAAGACTAAGTGGATAACTTTTTTCAAGAATCACCTTTCCCATAGGAAATAATAGTAACAATAATACagtattcatttaaaaaacaaaataccaCACAATACCGCAAAAGTGAACTTTGGCTAATTTGAATAAGTTTTCacatcaaatgaaatgcaatttgtttgcaggTTACCTTTCTATTTacttatgtacaaaaatatctCTAGAGAACTATATGGGAGTTTTATTCTTTGTCGACATTTGTCGATCCCATTCTGTAGAACAATTTGTTTGGAAAAATATTCTAATATGGAAACTTTCTACTGCTCGGAAACAGCTAAAGGTCTCAAGCACAGTCCCAAGTGAATCAGTCTCCTTCGCGTGTATACAGAAAAAATCTAGCCCTAACCTTTGGCGCAACCCTCTCAATTGCTCGACTTTCGATTCCCCGATTCccaattaaatgcattccaCGCACACACCAAATGTGGCATACATTTGCATACACATGtgcgtatatgtatgtatgtacgtgtgcTGCAGTGCTTCAGTGCGTGCGACCGGGGGGAGAGACTGTAGAAGGCAGCAACGgtgatctctctctcctctggcCCCCAAAGCGTTAATgcaataataaattttatttatacacacaGAGACTGGCACTTACACTCTTTTGGGGTAAATGCACTTATACATGGAGCCCACattgacacaaacacacacagatacatgtgtatgtacatgtataaaaactaattacacGCCACAatgattacattttacaaCGCCATCGAGCATTTTGTCgggcaacaactacaacgacacaagcagcagcagcagctggggcaggaggagcaacagtAGCCGCAAGTGTTGCACAAACATAAAGGGaccgatagagagagagagagagagagagaggggggaaagAAACTTTGGGTCCAAGCCCGAAAAATGTTACGAGAATTAAAAGAGACTAAAAGGAAAGGGTTTTCCAGAGAGGGGAAAGAATAGAGAGGAGCTGAGCGGAGCGGAAGGTAGAACGAGTTaaacatgccacatgccccacgGCATTTAGAGGGGTAGAGATAGagttataataataatagtagcAAAAACTTTCCACTCAATGAATGACACCTTCGGggtgccacaccacaccacgccAGGCCACACCGCACTCCCAATCCGATCCGATGGCACAGGGGGGGCACAAgtgtaaatttatgcacaaatttaAACGCAAGATGGAAggtggcaggggcacgggCGAGTTCCCATGGAGCGAGGCACTTGGCTCTGCCACTTCTCTTATGTAGCTGGAAAACCACACGCCAATTGCCGCCACAGCGTGGGGCAGCCTTCGCttcgctccactccactccaccaacAGAGTGAGTGCCTTGCCACTGGGACGGAAGTCTACTTTTCGGCGCAGTCAAaatgcctgtggctgtggctgccgcagaAGGATGCACTGCTGAACGAGAGTCAACAGCCAGCATGCCACACATCATCGTGCAGCAATTCGGTATTTCAGCATTATTCAGGCATATTTTAATCACCACAACAATATCGCATCAACGCTCTtcagagtgggagagcgagagtgaggtAAACCATTGAACGGACGCTTGCAGCCCTCCCAATGCTATGCCCCATCCGGCCACGAACATTTCATTCACCTTTCGgtcttattttttgcactgtttgttcttttctgttctgttcatCGCCCTTCGAAATGCGATTATTGTTCaagagacagacggacagacagacggacagacgctCCTCAAACATGGTTTGTGCTTTAATTATAACTGCGGGGCAGACGCAGCATCTGTTCACCCCACAGGAGACGACTCCACAGGGGTCCAGGCAGAGGGATCGCAGCGTTGCATGCGTTCTCTGAAAAGAGGTGaaacacggacacggacaaaCGAACACAGTCCAGTGGCCATTGGCCCTCTCCTCGCTGCTGTAATCTTGTTGAATGCTCAACTTTCAGGCGGCAGAGGACAGATGGAAGAACCGCTGCCAGCACTTTTGGTTTTATTGAAATTCATTGAGGCTGCATCCGGCTGGTGATGAAAGTAGCcctaaaaaaacatttaagcaCTCTACAGGCACAACATGGCAGGCATCCATTCAGCAGGGGAATCTTCAAGGGTTTTCTCTCTGTCGCCACTATTCAGACCCTGCCACAACGATGCGTCAGACGCACATATCAATGGTCATGTGGCGGACAGTATGGTACACGGACACGGAGACTTCAGGAGTTCAGAGCTACAGGACAATGCGatttccattgccatggcCGTTGAgtaatgtgtgaaaattgtattataaaattaaaatgaaatgcctTTTCCCTTACGGCTGCAATTAAAGGCTGCCtctgcatttccatttaccattttcccatttgcattttcatttccattggTAATGTTAACGTCGTTTCCAGAACGAGGCGTACCATGAATGAGATGCATTGGGGCAGGACCCCTTTTGACCATTGAAATATGGCGAAAACAAGacaaattattgcattttctCTTGCTCAACGTGTGGCACAAACGAGGGTAGAGAATCATCCATTAAAGAACTCGTTTcgttttccccttttttaAAGGAACATCAAAACTTTGGAGTCTcccaaaaactaaatgcaaatttcattattttaatgtgttaaatatttaaaattaatcacattttcagtggccaaa
The sequence above is a segment of the Drosophila subobscura isolate 14011-0131.10 chromosome U, UCBerk_Dsub_1.0, whole genome shotgun sequence genome. Coding sequences within it:
- the LOC117900450 gene encoding galactosylgalactosylxylosylprotein 3-beta-glucuronosyltransferase S isoform X2, yielding MPSAYYAPLDQPLTSTDDDDEEADIERHQQQHQRRPKGAAAPSIPFLEAHHHSPMAHLRVASGVVGGRRRCLLPLVLALLFLIAFCYFTFGADTRLALGLGGGGGGSDDSDDGMHSLDGILSRALNETLHLCSEGLFDQRLYVQDKPMEEYGNLPIIYFVTPTYPRREQIPELTRLAHTLLHVPRLHWLVANDQEGCNVFMDLMLKGFGIPYTHLASPMPSNFRKAKPAPRGVANRRAALQWLRQRNLTNGILYFGDDDNTYDLRLFSEIRQTQRVSMFPVGFIADYGVSGPVVRKGKVVAFLDSWLAGRRWPVDMAGFAVNLQYMAQFPNVNMPYKPGFEEDRFLRSIGLRLDQIEPRGNNCTEILVWHTQTKSKKAAVVRLESEYLDGRSNLGALFRSLKIMGVASASDTEGPKALISKNGKAAAHSTILS
- the LOC117900450 gene encoding galactosylgalactosylxylosylprotein 3-beta-glucuronosyltransferase S isoform X1 yields the protein MPSAYYAPLDQPLTSTDDDDEEADIERHQQQHQRRPKGAAAPSIPFLEAHHHSPMAHLRVASGVVGGRRRCLLPLVLALLFLIAFCYFTFGADTRLALGLGGGGGGSDDSDDGMHSLGKQSQSRGLSRFRVIASQRKTMPMGDAQDLQIEMTRNRKDSRIRNPYRKYGILSRALNETLHLCSEGLFDQRLYVQDKPMEEYGNLPIIYFVTPTYPRREQIPELTRLAHTLLHVPRLHWLVANDQEGCNVFMDLMLKGFGIPYTHLASPMPSNFRKAKPAPRGVANRRAALQWLRQRNLTNGILYFGDDDNTYDLRLFSEIRQTQRVSMFPVGFIADYGVSGPVVRKGKVVAFLDSWLAGRRWPVDMAGFAVNLQYMAQFPNVNMPYKPGFEEDRFLRSIGLRLDQIEPRGNNCTEILVWHTQTKSKKAAVVRLESEYLDGRSNLGALFRSLKIMGVASASDTEGPKALISKNGKAAAHSTILS
- the LOC117900450 gene encoding galactosylgalactosylxylosylprotein 3-beta-glucuronosyltransferase S isoform X3 is translated as MAHLRVASGVVGGRRRCLLPLVLALLFLIAFCYFTFGADTRLALGLGGGGGGSDDSDDGMHSLGKQSQSRGLSRFRVIASQRKTMPMGDAQDLQIEMTRNRKDSRIRNPYRKYGILSRALNETLHLCSEGLFDQRLYVQDKPMEEYGNLPIIYFVTPTYPRREQIPELTRLAHTLLHVPRLHWLVANDQEGCNVFMDLMLKGFGIPYTHLASPMPSNFRKAKPAPRGVANRRAALQWLRQRNLTNGILYFGDDDNTYDLRLFSEIRQTQRVSMFPVGFIADYGVSGPVVRKGKVVAFLDSWLAGRRWPVDMAGFAVNLQYMAQFPNVNMPYKPGFEEDRFLRSIGLRLDQIEPRGNNCTEILVWHTQTKSKKAAVVRLESEYLDGRSNLGALFRSLKIMGVASASDTEGPKALISKNGKAAAHSTILS
- the LOC117900845 gene encoding uncharacterized protein LOC117900845 isoform X1: MSNISLTIDPPEVDDREEEEAKWMQLYCQQFSSENLVESSPTDVEDAFPAEAFPAEEFPAEAIAVRNRWALRQVAQGNRRRRSRRLSGLRLRGAGNHRLFPNIGRALRARNPLGPFHRLHRIGAEDLARAGYVYRAR
- the LOC117900845 gene encoding uncharacterized protein LOC117900845 isoform X3, with protein sequence MSNISLTIDPPEVDDREEEEAKWMQLYCQQFSSENLVESSPTDVEAEAIAVRNRWALRQVAQGNRRRRSRRLSGLRLRGAGNHRLFPNIGRALRARNPLGPFHRLHRIGAEDLARAGYVYRAR
- the LOC117900845 gene encoding uncharacterized protein LOC117900845 isoform X2; the protein is MSNISLTIDPPEVDDREEEEAKWMQLYCQQFSSENLVESSPTDVEAEEFPAEAIAVRNRWALRQVAQGNRRRRSRRLSGLRLRGAGNHRLFPNIGRALRARNPLGPFHRLHRIGAEDLARAGYVYRAR